One Leisingera sp. M658 genomic window carries:
- a CDS encoding amino acid ABC transporter permease, with protein sequence MRENLFYSWLSTAITLIGLYFIYTTVTGLYHWGVADAVWEASSRRECLDQSPHGACWAGISAWYNSIIYGRYPDEEQWRINLAFGLLIFWMLPIWLEKVQARAWFGISAVLIFPFLAGYLFAGGARGWFMQFALLGAIATLICNWLHAVLCVLTGNGLPKTAVALLGMTNKPDRLHKYALATVVVVIFAIVYAFFGSWEPVQVKTNLWGGLFLTFVIAGIGITVSLPMGILLALARRSELPAVKVLAVSFIELVRSVPLITVLFMAVTMVPLFLPQGVELNKLVQAIVGVCLFFSAYMAETVRGGLQVVAVGQTEAAKSLGLGYWRTMYLVVLPQALKAMIPNIVSNFIALFKDTTLVSIIGLYDMLLMLKAIGRNSSWIGLHHEPLIFGAAIYFIICFAMSKYSQHLENVVGGGASNKR encoded by the coding sequence ATGCGGGAAAACCTGTTCTATTCCTGGCTGAGCACAGCGATCACATTGATCGGCCTGTACTTTATCTACACAACCGTGACCGGCCTGTATCACTGGGGCGTGGCCGATGCCGTTTGGGAGGCGTCAAGCCGCCGCGAATGTCTTGATCAAAGCCCGCATGGAGCCTGCTGGGCCGGTATCTCCGCCTGGTACAACAGTATCATCTACGGCCGTTATCCTGACGAAGAGCAATGGCGGATTAACCTCGCCTTTGGTTTGCTGATCTTTTGGATGCTGCCGATCTGGCTGGAGAAAGTACAGGCACGCGCGTGGTTTGGCATCTCTGCCGTGCTGATCTTCCCGTTCCTTGCTGGCTATCTGTTTGCGGGAGGCGCGCGCGGCTGGTTCATGCAATTCGCATTGCTCGGCGCGATTGCCACATTGATCTGCAACTGGCTGCATGCGGTACTTTGTGTGCTGACCGGAAATGGGTTGCCCAAAACAGCTGTGGCCCTGTTGGGAATGACCAACAAACCAGATCGTCTGCATAAGTATGCCCTGGCGACAGTGGTTGTTGTGATCTTCGCCATTGTCTACGCATTTTTTGGATCGTGGGAGCCTGTGCAGGTCAAAACCAATCTCTGGGGCGGTCTGTTCCTGACATTCGTGATTGCTGGGATCGGGATCACCGTGTCGCTGCCGATGGGCATCCTTCTGGCACTGGCGCGGCGTTCGGAATTGCCTGCGGTCAAGGTTTTGGCCGTCAGTTTCATTGAGCTTGTACGCTCTGTCCCATTGATCACCGTCCTGTTCATGGCTGTGACTATGGTGCCCTTGTTTCTGCCGCAGGGTGTTGAGTTGAACAAGCTGGTACAGGCCATCGTCGGTGTCTGTCTGTTCTTCTCAGCTTATATGGCTGAGACCGTGAGGGGCGGGTTGCAGGTTGTTGCCGTCGGCCAAACCGAAGCGGCCAAGTCGCTCGGGCTTGGGTACTGGAGAACCATGTACCTGGTTGTGCTGCCGCAGGCACTCAAGGCGATGATCCCGAATATCGTCAGCAACTTCATCGCGCTTTTCAAGGATACGACGCTGGTCTCAATCATTGGCCTTTATGACATGTTGCTGATGCTCAAGGCGATTGGCCGGAACTCATCTTGGATCGGACTGCATCACGAGCCGCTGATCTTTGGCGCAGCCATCTACTTTATCATCTGCTTTGCGATGTCAAAATACAGTCAACACTTGGAAAACGTTGTCGGTGGCGGCGCATCAAACAAGCGTTGA
- a CDS encoding amino acid ABC transporter ATP-binding protein, translating into MKNVNKWYGEFHALKDINLAVAQGERIVICGPSGSAKSTLIRCINRLEQYQQGEIYVHGKLVEGHAKSVDPSVSDVGMVFQQFNLFPHLTVLENCILAPMWVKKMPRREAEEIAMNYLARVHIPDQAGKYPKQLSGGQQQRVAIARSLCMNPNILLFDEPTSALDPEMISEVLEVMTELAESGITMICVTHEMGFARQVADRVVFMDAGEIIEEQPPESFFDNPRTDRTQLFLSQILGH; encoded by the coding sequence ATGAAGAATGTAAACAAATGGTATGGCGAATTCCATGCCTTGAAGGACATCAATCTGGCAGTAGCCCAAGGGGAACGTATTGTCATTTGCGGCCCTTCGGGGTCAGCCAAGTCGACGCTGATCCGGTGCATAAACCGGCTGGAGCAATACCAGCAGGGTGAGATCTACGTGCATGGCAAGCTGGTCGAAGGGCATGCAAAAAGCGTTGATCCTTCGGTCAGCGATGTTGGAATGGTGTTTCAGCAGTTCAACCTGTTTCCCCATCTGACCGTTCTGGAAAATTGCATCTTGGCGCCGATGTGGGTCAAGAAGATGCCCCGGCGCGAGGCGGAAGAGATTGCCATGAATTACCTCGCCCGGGTGCATATTCCCGATCAAGCCGGAAAATATCCCAAACAGCTTTCTGGTGGACAGCAGCAACGGGTCGCTATTGCCCGTTCGCTTTGCATGAACCCCAATATCCTGCTGTTTGATGAACCGACCTCGGCGCTTGACCCTGAGATGATTTCGGAGGTGCTGGAAGTGATGACAGAACTGGCAGAATCGGGGATCACGATGATCTGTGTGACACATGAGATGGGGTTTGCCCGCCAGGTTGCGGACCGCGTCGTGTTCATGGATGCAGGTGAGATAATTGAAGAGCAGCCGCCGGAATCCTTCTTTGACAACCCCCGAACAGATCGTACTCAGTTGTTCCTGAGTCAGATCCTCGGCCACTGA